A genomic window from Lycium barbarum isolate Lr01 chromosome 4, ASM1917538v2, whole genome shotgun sequence includes:
- the LOC132638079 gene encoding uncharacterized protein LOC132638079: MFRDGEDTSCKFNNIVPTISEVEKLGLRAYLVNRRAPPPQSHQEEENEYADFTTTPPHVAAAKKTQKNDASKSPPHKKPRKMSTAALHVQKSPTTIPKKPTVGQSSKKSASVVDKPVQSKEKEKATPSVHRVPVDDVSTSKSVDLTSLRQELDQFKQEVLGEFKVIFTELKDLRKTIDKNFKKVLKHVKGKQNSEKDDDSETHVPLNNGNIHQ; encoded by the exons ATGTTTAGGGACGGTGAG GACACCAGTTGTAAATTCAACAACATTGTTCCGACCATATCAGAGGTTGAGAAGCTTGGTCTGCGTGCATATCTGGTCAACAGACGTGCACCACCACCCCAATCACACCAAGAGGAGGAAAATGAATATGCTGATTTTACCACTACACCTCCCCATGTTGCCGCtgccaagaaaactcaaaagaACGATGCTTCAAAATCTCCACCGCACAAGAAGCCCAGGAAGATGTCAACGGCAGCATTGCATGTTCAGAAGTCACCAACCACTATCCCAAAAAAACCTACAGTTGGACAATCATCTAAAAAATCTGCTTCGGTGGTAGATAAGCCAGTTCAatcaaaggaaaaagaaaaagctaCTCCAAGTGTCCACCGCGTTCCTGTTGATGATGTATCCACCAGCAAATCAGTTGACCTCACAAGTTTGAGGCAGGAACTTGATCAATTTAAGCAGGAA GTGCTTGGTGAATTCAAGGTTATTTTTACTGAGCTCAAGGATCTTCGCAAAACTATTGATAAAAATTTCAAAAAGGTTTTGAAACATGTCAAAGGGAAACAAAACTCAGAAAAG GATGATGACAGTGAAACTCATGTTCCTTTAAATAATGGCAACATACATCAATAA
- the LOC132638080 gene encoding uncharacterized protein LOC132638080 → MVNEYRTWLRNGLLVRHDSKKNNEDHYKKKMAVFDNVVKYNFGITTVNDKNWFYLLSMDGQLWNDEHIDVIFYYFRKKGKYDKRNNFSFTTVDCLFKQRIDVVHHAYRNVETQTNVANEEQVLIEYVKGHRLIANVPWHTVDNVLIPVNIQEENHWLLVLLSFKDRRLYVYNSYQSAGHNAVVRNEIKKLATLLPHFLHLAGFYVNKKSIDLVKDPAYADKGQIDILEVVYVDNLPHQTAGSMDCGVFVAAYAEYLTSGERIPDVIDAHMQRMRYGALLWDYAEGKVADNTESDNEVPQRPIRPAIDYDTVDAIDV, encoded by the exons ATGGTGAATGAATACCGTACTTGGCTCCGAAACGGTCTGCTCGTGAGGCACGATAGCAA AAAGAACAACGAAGaccattacaaaaaaaaaatggcagttTTTGACAATGTAGTCAAATACAATTTTGGCATCACAACTGTCAATGATAAGAACTGGTTTTACCTGTTATCGATGGATGGTCAACTTTGGAATGACGAG CACATTGACGTCATTTTCTATTACTTTCGGAAGAAAGGAAAGTACGATAAAAGGAACAATTTCAGCTTCACCACTGTTGACTGCCTATTCAAGCAGAGAATTGATGTGGTCCACCACGCATATCGTAATGTTGAAACACAGACAAATGTCGCAAATGAAGAGCAAGTATTGATTGAGTACGTTAAGGGTCACAGACTTATTGCCAATGTCCCGTGGCATACCGTTGACAACGTGCTAATACCGGTGAATATACAAGAAGAAAATCATTGGTTATTGGTACTCCTTTCATTCAAGGACAG GCGTCTGTATGTTTACAACTCGTATCAATCAGCCGGGCACAATGCAGTTGttaggaatgaaataaaaaagcTTGCTACACTGCTGCCACATTTCCTACATCTGGCTGGATTCTATGTAAATAAAAAAAGCATAGATTTGGTGAAAGACCCAGCGTATGCGGATAAGGGACAAATCGATATCCTTGAAGTTGTCTATGTTGATAATCTTCCGCATCAAACTGCTGGTAGCAT gGACTGTGGTGTTTTTGTGGCAGCGTATGCTGAGTATTTGACATCGGGTGAAAGGATTCCAGATGTCATTGATGCACACATGCAGCGTATGAGATACGGTGCACTCTTATGGGACTACGCTGAAGGCAAGGTTGCTGACAATACAGAGAGTGATAATGAAGTTCCACAAAGACCGATTAGGCCAGCAATCGATTACGACACAGTAGATGCAATTGATGTTTGA
- the LOC132637089 gene encoding uncharacterized protein LOC132637089, which yields MAKAYTQDDFDELMGKVQKVDMRVTEYLESAGREKWARLYASVNRGWTMTSNIAECTNRHLLAARELPIYDFLEEVRRMFGRWNYNNRRNGTYTFTTLGKKFQEMLSINEYLCLRMTVEPSTEFVYTVHDAGRRFILNLNSKTCSCRMFQLDEIPCPHAWAVIKKKNLVAEDYCSDLFKPATVLKTYDVPVDPLPDEREWNIPNHILEDVVLPPRYKRPPGRPKKRRDKPLNELLFGKGRHACSTCGQVGHNKRSCSFEPLRK from the exons ATGGCAAAAGCATACACGCAGGATGATTTCGATGAGTTAatgggaaaggttcaaaaggtaGATATGCGTGTGACAGAGTATTTGGAATCTGCTGGTAGAGAAAAGTGGGCTAGATTGTATGCATCTGTTAACCGAGGGTGGACAATGACTTCTAACATAGCAGAGTGCACTAACCGACATCTTCTAGCAGCAAGAGAACTGCCTATATATGACTTTCTCGAAGAAGTTAGAAGGATGTTTGGGAGATGGAATTACAATAACCGGAGAAATGGAACATACACATTCACTACACTCGGTAAAAAGTTTCAGGAAATGCTATCAATCAACGAGTATCTATGTCTACGAATGACG gtAGAACCGTCAACAGAATTCGTGTACACAGTACATGATGCAGGACGACGATTCATTCTTAATTTGAATAGCAAAACTTGCAGTTGTCGTATGTTTCAACTAGATGAAATCCCCTGCCCGCATGCATGGGCtgtcattaaaaagaaaaatctggTTGCTGAGGATTATTGCTCTGATTTGTTCAAACCGGCGACCGTGTTGAAGACATATGATGTACCTGTGGATCCTCTACCCGACGAGCGTGAATGGAACATTCCCAACCACATCTTGGAGGATGTGGTTTTGCCCCCAAGATACAAGAGACCGCCTGGTAGGCCAAAGAAGAGGCGTGATAAGCCTTTAAATGAATTGTTGTTTGGAAAGGGCAGACATGCTTGCAGTACTTGTGGACAAGTTGGGCACAACAAACGTTCATGTAGTTTTGAGCCTCTGAGGAAGTGA
- the LOC132634896 gene encoding premnaspirodiene oxygenase-like encodes MEFQYFVSLLLLIFFLFLLIQNWKKSKTLKQKLPPGPWRLPIIGSVHHLTSGVPHRVLRNLSQKYGPIMYLQLGEVPTVVVSSPHMAKQILKTHDLAFASRPVTMLGKILCYNCTDIAFSPYGDYWRQMRKLSVLELLSAKMVKSFSSIRQDELSSLLSSIESMVNSPINLTNKLFWFMNAATCRSAFGKVCKDQNELITLIHRAQSLSGGFELADLFPSKTFLHGISGMKSKLMKARNKVDTVLDNIINVHRENRANGKKCNGESGVEDLIDVFLRVMESGDFQFPLTNDNIKAVILDMFVAGSDTSSSTVIWALTEMLNNPRVMAKAQAEVREAFKGKKTCDDDADLEKLNYLKLVIKETLRLHPPTPLLVPRECREETEIDGFIIPLKSKVLVNVWALGRDHEIWENPECFIPERFENSSIEFTGNHFQFLPFGGGRRICPGILFGVALVTLPLAHLLYKFDWKLPEGINARDLDMTESNGITARREHDLYLIATPYASPVD; translated from the exons ATGGAGTTTCAATACTTTGTTTCATTATTACTACTCATCTTCTTCCTCTTTCTACTTATTCAAAATTGGAAGAAGTCGAAAACCCTTAAGCAAAAGCTGCCTCCAGGCCCGTGGAGGTTACCAATTATTGGAAGTGTACATCACTTGACAAGTGGAGTACCACATCGAGTTCTCAGAAACTTATCACAAAAATATGGACCTATTATGTACTTACAACTCGGGGAAGTTCCCACGGTAGTTGTATCCTCCCCACACATGGCCAAACAAATTCTGAAAACTCATGACCTCGCCTTTGCATCTAGGCCAGTAACCATGTTGGGAAAAATCCTTTGTTACAATTGTACGGACATTGCCTTTTCCCCATATGGTGATTACTGGAGACAGATGCGTAAATTGAGTGTCTTGGAGCTACTTAGTGCCAAGATGGTCAAGTCCTTCAGCTCGATTCGACAAGATGAACTCTCAAGTCTCCTATCATCCATCGAATCAATGGTAAATTCGCCAATCAACTTAACAAATAAACTTTTTTGGTTTATGAATGCTGCGACATGTAGGTCAGCATTTGGAAAAGTATGTAAAGATCAAAATGAGTTGATAACATTGATTCATAGAGCACAATCATTATCCGGCGGGTTCGAGCTGGCTGATTTGTTCCCTTCAAAAACCTTTCTACATGGGATTAGTGGGATGAAATCTAAACTAATGAAAGCTCGTAATAAAGTAGACACAGTCTTGGACAACATTATCAATGTGCATAGAGAGAACCGGGCAAATGGAAAAAAATGTAATGGTGAGTCCGGAGTTGAAGATCTGATCGATGTATTTTTAAGAGTAATGGAGAGTGGCGACTTTCAATTTCCACTAACAAATGACAATATCAAAGCAGTTATTCTT GACATGTTTGTAGCAGGATCAGACACATCATCTTCAACCGTCATTTGGGCATTAACGGAAATGCTGAATAATCCACGTGTCATGGCCAAAGCACAAGCTGAAGTGAGAGAAGCCTTTAAGGGAAAGAAAACGTGCGATGATGATGCTGACCTTGAAAAGCTTAATTACCTAAAACTAGTGATCAAAGAGACACTCAGGCTACACCCTCCAACTCCCTTGTTGGTCCCCCGAGAATGCAGGGAGGAAACAGAGATAGATGGATTCATTATACCGTTGAAAAGCAAGGTCTTGGTTAATGTATGGGCACTTGGAAGAGATCACGAGATCTGGGAAAATCCTGAATGTTTTATACCAGAGAGATTTGAAAATAGTTCTATTGAGTTCACTGGAAATCACTTTCAATTTCTTCCATTTGGCGGGGGAAGAAGAATATGTCCAGGAATACTATTTGGTGTAGCTCTTGTTACTCTGCCGTTAGCCCATTTGCTTTACAAGTTTGATTGGAAACTTCCAGAAGGAATTAATGCAAGGGATTTGGACATGACCGAGTCAAATGGAATAACGGCTAGAAGAGAGCATGATCTTTACTTGATCGCTACACCTTATGCATCACCTGTTGATTAA